A genomic stretch from Caldalkalibacillus salinus includes:
- a CDS encoding DUF1444 family protein translates to MRAKELQEHLQAAFETRGWQAQWDREQDQFTIDMADKSEPIRISVPKMLERINKGKEDVDTIINESLDNVESMIQAVEERRNVSLEGNDTKIFPVMRSTSFPTETKDGKQLIYEEHTAESRVYYAIDLGQTYILIDEDMMYASHWEQQTIKEKALFNLRRLPNEAKQDTVSGNVFYFINVPDGYAASRILNQALINEYAQKVEGDLCIAIPHQDVLILADLRNTSGYDVMGQMGFHFYANGPMPITALPFKYVDGQLEPIFILARRKTDKKDGKK, encoded by the coding sequence GTGCGCGCAAAAGAGCTACAAGAACATTTACAAGCCGCGTTTGAAACACGTGGTTGGCAAGCACAATGGGACCGAGAACAAGATCAGTTTACCATAGATATGGCAGACAAGTCGGAGCCGATCCGAATATCCGTCCCAAAAATGCTCGAACGCATCAATAAAGGAAAAGAAGACGTAGATACAATAATAAATGAATCCCTAGACAATGTTGAATCCATGATACAGGCGGTGGAAGAACGCCGCAATGTAAGCCTAGAAGGAAATGATACGAAGATATTCCCTGTCATGAGGAGTACGTCTTTCCCCACAGAAACAAAGGACGGAAAACAACTCATTTATGAAGAGCATACTGCAGAGTCACGAGTGTATTACGCCATTGACTTAGGTCAAACGTACATTTTGATAGATGAGGATATGATGTACGCATCCCATTGGGAGCAGCAAACCATCAAGGAAAAAGCGTTGTTTAATCTTAGAAGATTACCTAACGAGGCAAAACAAGACACAGTGAGCGGGAATGTTTTTTATTTTATTAACGTACCAGATGGTTATGCGGCTAGCCGTATTCTCAATCAGGCTCTGATAAATGAATATGCACAGAAGGTGGAAGGAGATCTATGTATCGCCATTCCGCATCAAGATGTGCTCATATTAGCTGATCTGCGCAACACATCTGGGTATGATGTGATGGGCCAAATGGGTTTCCATTTCTATGCTAACGGTCCTATGCCAATTACAGCTTTACCTTTCAAGTATGTAGACGGTCAGTTAGAACCGATTTTCATCCTTGCGCGTCGCAAAACGGATAAGAAGGACGGAAAGAAATAG